One window of the Pedobacter ginsengisoli genome contains the following:
- a CDS encoding PRC-barrel domain-containing protein, whose protein sequence is MQHSVKSLIGFTMGATDGEIGKVDEFYFDDETWTIRYLVVKTGGWLMERKVLISPGALRNPDWKSRSFPVDLTKKQVKHSPDIDTAKPVSRQQELALYDHYEWPYGDPTSGGFYGQMGVAGMIDSRVPFEASIAATDLKRQPGDPHLRSVSEVIGYHIHATNGEIGHVADLMVDEHFKVSFMIVETGSWFSERKILLSPQRIKEINWANSSVEVDVSMETVKDM, encoded by the coding sequence ATGCAACATAGTGTAAAAAGTCTGATCGGTTTTACTATGGGTGCTACCGATGGAGAAATTGGAAAGGTTGATGAGTTCTATTTTGATGATGAAACCTGGACAATACGTTATCTGGTTGTAAAAACGGGTGGTTGGTTAATGGAACGTAAGGTACTCATCTCTCCCGGAGCTTTAAGAAATCCAGATTGGAAAAGCAGATCATTTCCTGTTGATCTTACTAAAAAACAAGTTAAACACAGTCCTGATATAGACACTGCAAAACCTGTATCCCGACAGCAGGAACTGGCATTATATGATCATTATGAGTGGCCATATGGCGACCCAACAAGTGGGGGATTTTATGGTCAGATGGGTGTGGCAGGCATGATTGATTCAAGAGTACCTTTCGAGGCATCCATTGCAGCAACAGACCTTAAAAGGCAGCCCGGAGATCCACACTTACGAAGTGTAAGCGAAGTGATTGGATATCATATTCATGCCACAAATGGAGAGATAGGGCATGTAGCTGATTTAATGGTTGATGAGCATTTCAAAGTAAGCTTTATGATAGTAGAAACCGGAAGTTGGTTTTCAGAAAGAAAAATTTTGCTATCGCCACAGAGGATAAAAGAAATTAATTGGGCTAATTCATCCGTCGAGGTTGATGTTTCAATGGAAACAGTAAAAGACATGTAA
- a CDS encoding cupin domain-containing protein, with protein sequence MKSVVKKENGVPRQFLGVDFVVLSIGNKSMVAKMLYKVTDNVPFHKHPNEQSGYVISGRYILCFDGQRYELATGDSYSIPANVEHSIDIIEPGEVLDVFTPIRQDYL encoded by the coding sequence ATGAAAAGTGTTGTAAAAAAAGAGAATGGGGTTCCAAGGCAGTTCCTTGGAGTAGATTTTGTAGTGCTTTCTATCGGGAATAAATCGATGGTCGCAAAAATGCTTTATAAAGTCACGGATAACGTGCCTTTCCATAAGCATCCCAACGAACAGAGTGGATATGTGATTTCAGGGAGATACATCTTATGCTTTGACGGACAAAGATATGAACTCGCCACGGGAGATAGTTACTCGATACCTGCAAATGTTGAACATAGTATCGACATTATAGAACCGGGAGAGGTATTGGACGTGTTTACTCCAATCAGACAGGACTATCTATAA
- a CDS encoding bifunctional helix-turn-helix transcriptional regulator/GNAT family N-acetyltransferase: MEIFEKTGKSALGSRLRLFTTKVTDDAAKIYESYGLDFAPKWFPVFFVLAEADERTITEIAVEIGHSQPSVSKLIREMTAAGLVKEKQKSEDKRRNVVALTSKGKSFSEKLGPQLADVDSAIDAVINEARHNLWEALAEWEYLFEQKSLFRRVIEQRKIRESKDVKIVPYSDQYKNAFKTLNEEWISNYFEIEDADRKALDNPDSYILNKGGKIFVALYNGEPLGVCALIKMDDPDYQYEMAKMAVSPMAQGKNIGWLLGKAIADEARMLGANKLYLESNTILKPAINLYHKLGFKKVVGRDTPYARCNIQMELSLND, from the coding sequence ATGGAGATTTTTGAGAAAACAGGGAAGTCTGCACTTGGAAGTAGGCTAAGACTTTTCACTACGAAGGTTACCGATGATGCGGCAAAGATTTACGAATCCTATGGACTAGACTTCGCGCCAAAATGGTTTCCTGTATTTTTTGTCCTTGCAGAAGCGGACGAAAGGACGATCACGGAAATAGCTGTTGAAATAGGGCATTCGCAGCCTTCAGTTAGTAAGTTGATCAGGGAGATGACTGCTGCAGGGCTGGTAAAGGAGAAACAGAAGTCAGAAGATAAGCGTAGGAACGTCGTGGCATTGACGAGCAAAGGCAAATCGTTTTCTGAAAAGTTAGGTCCGCAACTTGCAGATGTGGACTCTGCAATCGACGCAGTGATCAATGAAGCTAGGCATAATCTTTGGGAAGCACTGGCAGAATGGGAATACCTGTTCGAACAGAAATCGTTGTTCAGGCGGGTCATCGAACAGCGTAAAATCCGTGAAAGTAAAGATGTGAAGATAGTTCCCTATTCTGACCAGTACAAGAACGCCTTTAAAACATTAAACGAGGAATGGATTTCAAATTATTTTGAGATTGAGGATGCAGACAGAAAGGCATTAGATAACCCAGATTCTTATATACTTAATAAAGGCGGAAAGATATTTGTTGCCCTATACAATGGGGAGCCTCTAGGTGTTTGTGCACTCATAAAGATGGATGACCCTGATTATCAGTATGAAATGGCAAAGATGGCTGTGTCGCCTATGGCACAAGGTAAAAACATCGGTTGGTTGCTGGGTAAAGCGATAGCCGATGAAGCCAGGATGTTAGGTGCCAATAAACTCTATCTGGAGAGCAATACTATCTTAAAGCCTGCTATCAACCTGTACCACAAACTTGGTTTCAAGAAAGTGGTTGGGCGTGATACGCCCTACGCAAGGTGCAATATTCAAATGGAGTTATCATTAAACGATTAA